The window GACAACTTGGTAAAAGGGGCGGCAGGGCAAGCCATTCAAAACATGAACGTGCAATTTGGTCTTGAGGAAATAACCGGTCTTTCACATGTCCCGGCATTCATTTAACTTGGGGGGATTACTATGACGAGAACAACGGTATTAGCACCGAAGCGGATTTCAGGAAATAACATCGTATCCCCGATTGGTTTTAAGGCGACAGGCATCCATTGTGGGATTAAACATAAGAAAAATGATTTGGCACTGCTTGTCAGTGAAATACCAGCAAATGTTGCAGGCGTATTTACAACAAATGCAATACAGGCTGCTCCACTGGTAGTTACAAAAGAAGCAATGCTGAAAGTAGGCAAAATGCAGGCAATCGTGGTGAATTCGGGAAATGCGAATGCATGTACAGGTCAGCAAGGATTGATAGACGCACGACTTATGCAACAAACAGCGGCAGAGAAACTCGGTATTTCATCAAATCTTGTCGGTGTCGCATCGACGGGGATCATTGGCGAAATGATGAAAATGGAACCCATTGTAAAAGGTATCCGGAAACTTGAACCAAGTGCCGAGTTGGAAGGTTCCATTTTATTTTCCCAGGCGATTCTTACGACAGATACCGTAACGAAAAATACTGCATACAGTACCGTCATTGACGGGAAGAAGATTATTATTGCAGGGACGGCAAAAGGGTCTGGTATGATCGACCCCAATATGGCAACAATGCTTGGCTTTATGACTACGGATGCCAATATCGAGTCGATTCATCTGCAAGCTGCTCTTAAAACAGTTACAGATTTGACATTTAACGCTATTACAGTGGATGGCGATACGTCAACAAATGATATGGTGCTCATTATGGCGAATGGGATGGCAGGAAATGATTCATTGACACCGGCCCATCCTGACTGGGAACTATTTATAGAAACGTTGCAGGCAGTTTCTCAGGATCTGGCAAAAATGATTGCGAAAGACGGAGAAGGCGCAACGAAGCTTATCGAAGTCGAAGTGACAGGAGCTATTTCGAATGTCGAGGCGCGTAGGATTGCTAAAACAGTTGTCGGCTCACCACTTGTAAAAATAGCTATTTTTGGCTGTGATGCTAACTGGGGAAGAATTATAGCCGCTGTCGGTTATAGTGGTGCGACCTTGGATCCGAATGCGATAAAAATTAAGATTGGCCCAACAATTGTTGTTGAAAATGGGGAGCCTGTCCAATTTTCGGAAGCTGAACTGCTTGTTTATTTGAAACAGCCCGAAGTGAAAATCATTGTTGATCTTTATCAAGGAAGCGGTCAGGGAGTAGCATGGGGGTGCGATTTAACATATGACTATGTCCAAATCAACGCAACATATCGTTCGTAAACGAATAGTGGTAAAACTTGGTGGAAGCATGCTTGAAGGCTTGAATGAAGACTTTTTTGTGACTATCAAACAATTACAAGATACAGAGCATGATCTAGTGCTTGTTCATGGAGGCGGACCTTTTATTAATAAAGAACTCGCTAAAAACAAAGTACTATCATCCGTAGTGAACGGTATCCGGGTGACGTCAAAGGAAGCGGCCGAAATCGTTCAAACGACGTTAATAGGTCAAGTGAATCCAGATCTCGTCCATCGATTAAACAATGGTGGAATCGATGCGATAGGGTTAAGTGGATATGACGGAAAACTGCTAACTTGCACGGTGTTAGATGAAGACTTGTACGGTTCTGTCGGAGAAATACAGCATGTCCGTACTGAGCTGATAGAAACAATGCTAGACGCAGGGCTTGTGCCGGTTATTTCATGTATCGGGGCGACAGCAGATGGAGCCGCTCTCAATATTAATGCAGATACCGTGGCAAGTAAGATTGCTCTTGCCATAAACGCAGACAGCCTTCTTCTTGTCACGGACACACCAGGCATTCAAATAGAAGGAAGCGTGCAACAAACAGTATCTCCAACTGAAATTGTACAGTGGATTGGAACTGGTGCAATTTACGGAGGGATGTTGCCGAAAGTGAAAGCAGCACTTGATTGTTTAACTGCAGGCATTCCATCGGTGCAAATTGTCAGTGATCAGTTGACGGGAACTACAATTAAAAGCAAGGGGGTATTCGTATGACTAGTCTATTTCAAAATTACGCACGTCGTTCTGTCCACCTCGTAAAAGGGCGAGGAACGATTGTAACGGATGACAAAGGAAAAGATTACCTCGACTTTACTAGTGGAATAGCAGTCGTCAGTCTTGGTCATGCGCATCATGCACTAGTTGAAGTAGTCAAAAGACAAAGTGAAAAACTATGGCATGTTTCAAATTTATTCGAAAGCCCGGAGCAAGAGCTATTAGCTGCGAAACTAACGGAAGATACGCCTTTCAGTCATGCCTTTTTTTGCAACAGCGGAGCTGAAGCAAACGAAGCAGCTATCAAATTAGCGAGAAAACATACAAAGAAAAACGTTATCATTACATTCGAACAATCCTTTCATGGACGGACGTTTGGTGCGATGTCCGCGACTGGGCAAGTTAAGGTTCGCGAAGGCTTCGGACCGTTGCTGGAATCATTCCGTATCATTCCATATAATGACGCACAGCAACTGGAAGCTGCGATTGACGGCGATGTAGCTGCAATTATGCTGGAAGTGATTCAAGGAGAGGGCGGCGTCAACCAAATTGACCCTGACTTTGCACAATTACTAACAGATCTCTGTAAATCTAAAGGTATCTTACTTATTATCGATGAAGTGCAGACGGGTATTGGCCGTACCGGGACCCGATATGCTTATGAGCAGACGGTTCTTGAACCGGATATTATAACCCTTGCCAAAGGATTGGGCGGAGGTTTCCCAATTGGTGCCATGCTCGGGTCAAGCGAGCTATTTCAGTCATTTGGACCAGGAACTCACGGTACGACATTTGGAGGTAATCCACTAGCAGTCGCAGTTGCACAAACAGTTGTCGACA of the Sporosarcina sp. FSL K6-1508 genome contains:
- the argJ gene encoding bifunctional glutamate N-acetyltransferase/amino-acid acetyltransferase ArgJ: MTRTTVLAPKRISGNNIVSPIGFKATGIHCGIKHKKNDLALLVSEIPANVAGVFTTNAIQAAPLVVTKEAMLKVGKMQAIVVNSGNANACTGQQGLIDARLMQQTAAEKLGISSNLVGVASTGIIGEMMKMEPIVKGIRKLEPSAELEGSILFSQAILTTDTVTKNTAYSTVIDGKKIIIAGTAKGSGMIDPNMATMLGFMTTDANIESIHLQAALKTVTDLTFNAITVDGDTSTNDMVLIMANGMAGNDSLTPAHPDWELFIETLQAVSQDLAKMIAKDGEGATKLIEVEVTGAISNVEARRIAKTVVGSPLVKIAIFGCDANWGRIIAAVGYSGATLDPNAIKIKIGPTIVVENGEPVQFSEAELLVYLKQPEVKIIVDLYQGSGQGVAWGCDLTYDYVQINATYRS
- the argB gene encoding acetylglutamate kinase; its protein translation is MSKSTQHIVRKRIVVKLGGSMLEGLNEDFFVTIKQLQDTEHDLVLVHGGGPFINKELAKNKVLSSVVNGIRVTSKEAAEIVQTTLIGQVNPDLVHRLNNGGIDAIGLSGYDGKLLTCTVLDEDLYGSVGEIQHVRTELIETMLDAGLVPVISCIGATADGAALNINADTVASKIALAINADSLLLVTDTPGIQIEGSVQQTVSPTEIVQWIGTGAIYGGMLPKVKAALDCLTAGIPSVQIVSDQLTGTTIKSKGVFV
- a CDS encoding acetylornithine transaminase — encoded protein: MTSLFQNYARRSVHLVKGRGTIVTDDKGKDYLDFTSGIAVVSLGHAHHALVEVVKRQSEKLWHVSNLFESPEQELLAAKLTEDTPFSHAFFCNSGAEANEAAIKLARKHTKKNVIITFEQSFHGRTFGAMSATGQVKVREGFGPLLESFRIIPYNDAQQLEAAIDGDVAAIMLEVIQGEGGVNQIDPDFAQLLTDLCKSKGILLIIDEVQTGIGRTGTRYAYEQTVLEPDIITLAKGLGGGFPIGAMLGSSELFQSFGPGTHGTTFGGNPLAVAVAQTVVDIVFKKKFLLEVEDKSNYLIEKLQASLSKDQYSIRGAGLLLGIECRDEVQSFIQQAETAGLLLVQAGANVIRMLPPLTVTYEEIDQAVDILATVLLAEKVAVT